A section of the Scomber scombrus chromosome 24, fScoSco1.1, whole genome shotgun sequence genome encodes:
- the plcd4a gene encoding 1-phosphatidylinositol 4,5-bisphosphate phosphodiesterase delta-4: MAFMGSGLRIQGDDNLQSMLIGTVMRKIKSRTWKKQRYFKLQDDCMTIWYKSKKAGKAHSTFSVSDVEAVREGHQSEVLLSIADEFPADRCFTLVFRGRKGNLDLVAESADEAHTWISGMKKLIENLENMGEREKLDQWIGDWFKKADKNNDGRMNFKEVRDLLKMMNVDMNEHHAHRLFTMADKSQTDALEDDEFVLFYKMLTQREDVLRVFQEFSADGQKLSESDLEDFLKQEQLEGEDIQQHAKQLIESYEPSDTAKQLNAMTFDGFLMYLGSAEGSIFNPQCRAVYQDLSQPLCHYFISSSHNTYLMEDQLRGQSSVEGYIRALTRGCRCVEVDCWDGANGEPIVYHGHTFTSKILFKDVVNAVGNYSFKVSEYPVILSIENHCSVEQQRVMAQHLSHILGDKLLKSTLDGHSPIMLPSPEDLKGKILLKAKKIGGLEENINGMVDDSMTTEVSDEDEGAEIDDDNLHRESIIRRVKRSKQRLSKELSDCVVYCKSVHFNSFKHSRIHSKFYEVASFTESKARKQLREAGAEFVHHNSRQLTRIYPSGFRTDSSNFNPQEMWNAGCQIVALNFQTAGEGMDLNDGLFSQNGRSGYILKPSFMRDADQIFDPETPQKQDGHQPCILTIQVISGQQFPKVNIKEGSIVDPLVRVEIHGIPMDQAKQETRYIENNGFNPVWYDTLRFTIHTPELAMVRFVVEDYDKTSKNDFVGQYTLPLSCMQQGYRHIHLLSKDGTSIPPSSLFVHIRITGLK; encoded by the exons CCAGTCCATGCTGATAGGGACGGTGATGAGAAAAATCAAGTCTCGTACCTGGAAAAAGCAGCGCTACTTCAAGCTTCAGGATGACTGCATGACTATCTGGTACAAGTCCAAGAAGGCTGGCAAAGCCCACTCCACAT TTTCAGTGAGCGATGTGGAGGCAGTGCGAGAGGGCCACCAATCCGAGGTGCTGCTTAGCATTGCAGATGAGTTCCCTGCTGATCGCTGCTTCACGCTGGTCTTCCGTGGTCGCAAGGGCAACCTAGACTTGGTGGCTGAATCAGCAGATGAAGCACACACCTGGATCAGCGGAATGAAGAAGCTGATTGAAAACCTGGAGAACATGGGGGAGCGGGAGAAACTTGACCA ATGGATTGGAGACTGGTTCAAGAAGGCAGACAAGAACAATGATGGCAGGATGAACTTCAAAGAAGTGCGAGATTTACTGAAGATGATGAATGTGGATATGAATGAGCACCACGCTCATCGTCTGTTCACA ATGGCTGATAAGTCCCAGACAGATGCACTGGAAGATGATGAGTTTGTGCTCTTCTACAAGATGCTGACCCAGCGGGAGGATGTTCTGAGGGTTTTCCAGGAGTTCTCAGCTGATGGCCAGAAGTTATCTGAGAGTGACCTGGAGGACTTTCTGAAACAGGAGCAGCTGGAGGGGGAAGACATCCAGCAGCATGCCAAGCAGCTCATTGAAAGCTATGAACCCTCTGACACAG CCAAGCAGCTGAATGCCATGACTTTTGACGGTTTCTTGATGTACCTGGGCTCAGCCGAGGGCTCTATCTTCAACCCACAGTGTCGGGCTGTCTACCAGGACTTGAGCCAGCCGCTGTGCCATTACTTCATTTCCTCTTCCCACAACACCTATCTGATGGAGGACCAGCTCAGAGGACAAAGCAGTGTTGAGGGATACATCAG GGCTCTGACTCGTGGCTGCCGATGCGTGGAAGTAGATTGCTGGGATGGTGCCAATGGAGAGCCCATTGTATATCATGGACACACCTTCACCTCCAAGATACTCTTCAAGGATGTGGTCAATGCAGTGGGCAACTATTCCTTCAAG GTATCGGAGTATCCAGTCATCCTGTCCATCGAGAACCACTGCAGTGTGGAGCAACAGAGAGTCATGGCCCAACACCTCAGCCACATCCTTGGTGATAAGCTGCTGAAAAGCACACTGGATGGCCATTCCCCCATTATGTTGCCGTCTCCTGAG GATCTAAAAGGAAAAATTCTACTGAAGGCGAAGAAGATCGGCGGTCTGGAGGAGAATATCAACGGGATGGTGGATGACTCTATGACCACGGAGGTCAGCGATGAAGACGAGGGGGCTGAAATAGACGATGACAACCTTCACCGCGAGAGCATTATCCGCAGAGTTAAG AGGTCAAAGCAGCGTCTGTCCAAGGAGTTGTCAGACTGTGTTGTCTACTGCAAAAGCGTCCACTTCAACAGCTTCAAACACTCCCGCATCCACTCCAAGTTCTACGAGGTGGCCTCTTTCACAGAGTCCAAAGCCCGCAAACAGCTGAGAGAGGCTG ggGCAGAATTTGTTCACCATAACTCCCGGCAGCTGACAAGGATTTATCCCAGCGGCTTCCGAACTGACTCCTCCAATTTCAATCCTCAGGAAATGTGGAATGCTGGGTGCCAAATCG TTGCGTTGAATTTCCAGACTGCAGGGGAAGGCATGGATCTCAATGATGGGCTGTTTAGTCAGAACGGTCGCTCTGGGTACATCCTAAAACCCAGTTTCATGAGAGATGCAGATCAAATATTTGATCCAGAGACTCCACAGAAACAGGATGGTCACCAGCCCTGCATCCTCACCATACAG GtgatcagcggccagcagttcCCCAAAGTCAACATCAAAGAGGGATCTATAGTGGATCCTCTGGTCAGAGTGGAGATCCATGGAATTCCTATGGACCAGGCCAAGCAGGAGACCAGATACATAGAGAACAATG GGTTCAATCCTGTGTGGTACGACACTCTGCGCTTCACTATCCACACCCCTGAGCTGGCCATGGTACGCTTTGTGGTGGAGGACTACGACAAGACGTCAAAAAATGACTTTGTGGGGCAGTACACACTGCCGCTCAGCTGCATGCAGCaag GTTATCGTCACATCCACCTTTTGTCCAAAGATGGCACCAGtattcctccctcctccttatTTGTCCACATCAGGATCACAGGACTGAAATAA